A genome region from Etheostoma cragini isolate CJK2018 chromosome 4, CSU_Ecrag_1.0, whole genome shotgun sequence includes the following:
- the LOC117942840 gene encoding histone H2A-like — protein sequence MSGRGKTGGKARAKAKTRSSRAGLQFPVGRVHRLLRKGNYAQRVGAGAPVYLAAVLEYLTAEILELAGNAARDNKKTRIIPRHLQLAVRNDEELNKLLGGVTIAQGGVLPNIQAVLLPKKTEKPAKK from the coding sequence ATGTCTGGACGGGGAAAAACCGGAGGAAAGGCAAGAGCTAAGGCGAAGACCCGCTCCTCTCGTGCCGGGCTCCAGTTCCCAGTCGGCCGTGTGCACAGGCTGCTCCGTAAGGGAAACTACGCTCAGCGCGTGGGAGCCGGCGCCCCCGTCTACCTGGCGGCTGTGCTGGAGTACCTCACCGCTGAGATCCTGGAGCTGGCTGGAAACGCTGCCCGCGACAACAAGAAGACCCGGATCATCCCCCGCCACCTGCAGCTGGCTGTCCGCAACGACGAGGAGCTCAACAAGCTGCTCGGCGGAGTGACCATCGCTCAGGGCGGCGTGCTGCCCAACATCCAGGCCGTCCTGCTGCCCAAGAAGACCGAGAAGCCCGCCAAGAAGTAA